A region of the Tachyglossus aculeatus isolate mTacAcu1 chromosome 9, mTacAcu1.pri, whole genome shotgun sequence genome:
tgtagaccgaAAAcggaaggggaccgagaactgacccttgatgaacccctacagtaagaggatgggacggggaggagaagcccgcgaaggagactgagaatggacggccggggcaagtcacttcacttctctgggcctcaggtccctcatctctaaaatggggattaagactgtgagcccccagtgggacaacctgatcaccttgtaacctccccagcgcttagaacagtgctatgcacatagtaagcgcttaataaatgctatcattattattattattatgagaggagaaccgggagaggacggagtctgtgaaggcaaggttggatagcgtgttgaggagaaggggatggtccatggTGTCAGagacagccgagaggtcgaggacggttaggatggagtaggagccgttggatttgggaagaaggaggttaCTGGTGATCTTCAAGAGGGCAGTTTTGTGGCTATTAcagcccttgtaataataataataatgatgatgatggtatttgttaagcgcttactatgtgccaagcactgttctaagcgctggggggggatacaaggtgatcaggttgtcccacggggggctcaccatcttactccccattttccagatgagggaaccgaggcccagagaagtgaagtgactcgcccaaagtcacacagctaacaattggcggagccgggatttgaacccatgacctccgactccaaagccctacctctttccactgagccacactgcttctctgtgtccacagccataatttatttcgcgatattaatgtccgtcttcccatcTAGGCAGGAAACTCGTTGTGGTGAATGTGTCTGCCcgctctgttatatcatattctcccaagcgtttagtacagtgctctgtctacagtaagcgctcaataaataggattgattgattgttaatccctcttttcccctgcatgCTCTGCCAACAGGCGAGAAGAAACTTGGGACTGTTATTACTCCAGACACCTGGAAAGATGGGGCAAGGAACACCACAGGTAAGGAGGGTGTTTTGGGTTGTGTTTgtttaatgagaagcagaattagagaagcagcttggctcagtggaaagagcccgggctttggagtcagaggtcatgggttcaaatcccggcaccgccaactgtcagctgtgtgactttgggcaagtcacttcacttctctgggcctcagttgcctcatctgtaaaatggggattaaagcggtgagccccccgtgggacaacctgatcaccttgtaacctccccagcgcttagaacggtgctttgcacatagtaagcgcttaataaatgccatcattattattatttattattgggattaaaactgtgagccccccgtgggacaacctgatcaccttgtagcctccccagcgcttagaacagtgcttggcacatagtaagcgcttaataaatgccatcattattagtattatttagagtcagaggtcatggattcaaatcctggcaccgccaactgtcagctgtgtgactttgggcaagtcacttgacttgtctgtgcctcagttacctcatctgtaaaattagggttaagactctgagccccctgtgggacaacctgatccccttgtaacctccccagcgcttagaacagtgctttgcacatagtaagcgcttaataaatactatcattattattattattaatggcatttgttaagcgcttactgtaagcgcttaacaaatactatcattattattattattattaatggcatttgttaagcgcttactgaaagcgcttaacaaatactattattattattattaatggcatttgttaagcgcttactgtaagcgcttaacaaatactatcattattattattaatggcatttgttaagcgcttactgtaagcgcttaacaaatactatcattatcattattattattattaatggcattttttaagcgcttactgtaagcgcttaacaaatactatcattattattattattattaatggcatttgttaagcgcttactgtaagcgcttaacaaatactatcattatcattattactaatggcattttttaagcgcttactgtaagcgcttaacaaatactatcattattattattattattaatggcatttgttaagcgcttactgtaagcgcttaacaaatactatcattattattattattaatgacatttgttaagcgcttactgtaagcgcttaacaaatactatcattatcattattattattattattaatggcattttttaagcacttgctgtaagcgcttaacaaatactatcattattattattattattattattaatggcatttgttaagcgcttactgtaagtgcttaacaaatactatcattattattagtattattattattaatggcatttgttaagcgcttactgtaagcgcttaacaaatactatcattattattattaatggcatttgttaagcgcttactgtaagcgcttaacaaatactatcattattattattaatggcatttgttaagcacttactgtaagcacttaacaaatactatcattattattattattaatggcatttgttaagcgcttactgtaagcgcttaacaaatactatcattattattattaatggcatttgttaagcgcttactgtaagcgcttaacaaatactatcactattattattattattaatggcatttgttaagcgcttaacaaatatcattattattatcattattaatggcatttgttaagcgcttactgtaagcgcttaacaaatactatcatcattattattattattattattaatggcacttgttaagcgcttactgtaagggcttaacaaatactatcactattattattattaatggcatttgttaagcgcttaactgtgtgctgagcactggggtagatacaagctaatcaggctggacacagtttatgtcccacgtggtgctcacggccttaatccccacttagcaAGAGAGAGACcagagggccagaaaagtgaagcaacttgcccaaggtcacacagcagacaaggattagaactcagggccttccgacgaggggcagcctgatcaccttgtatctcccccagcgcttagaacagtgctttgcacatagtaagcacttaacaaataccaacattattattattatcagtggtatttattcattcattcattcaatcaatcgtatttacaagtTGTCaggatgaatagaaataaagctagatgcacatcattaacaaaataaatagaatagtaaatacggacaagtaaaataaatagagtaataaatctgtccaaacatatatacaggtgctgtggggaggggaggaggggagggaaaagggggctcagtttgggaagccctcttggaggaggtgaactctcagtagggttttgaagggaggaagagcgctcactgtgtgcggagccctgtactaaacgcttgacgtTTTCCTACACGTTAAGGCAAACTCTTATTAATGAGGTcagaaagtcttctagactgtgagcccactgttggggagggaccgtctccatatgttgccaacttgtacttcccaatcatcatcaatcgtatttattgagcgcttactatgtgcagagcactgtactaagcgcttgggaagtacaaattggcaacatctagagacggtccctacccaacagtgggctcacagtctgaaagggggagacagagaacaaaaccaaacatactaataaaataaatagaatagatatgtacaagtaaaataaatagatagatagatcatcatcatcatcaatcgtatttattgagcgcttactatgtgcagagcactgtactaagcgcttgggaagtacaaattggcaacatatagagaaggtccctacccaacagtgggctcacagtctagaagggggagacagagaacaaaaccaaacatactaacaaaataaaataaatagaacaggtacgtacaagtaaaatagagtagtaaatatgtacaaacatatatacatcatcatcatcatcaatcgtatttattgagcgcttcccaagcgcttagtacaatgctctgcacacagtaagtactcaataaatacgattgattgattgataaattactAAGCGATGTTGTTTTTTATTAACAGAGAGCGGTGGGCGAAAATTAAATGAAAACAAAGCTCTGACGTCAAAGAGGGCAAGGTGAgtggctttttttgttgtttaattTTGTTTGATAAACAcccgctatatgccaagcactgcactaattgctggggtggatgactgtgtatttggtaagcgcttactatgcgcaaagcactgtactaagcacttgggaagtacaagttggcaacatatagagaccgtccctacccaacagtgggctcacaatctaaaagggggagacagaacagaaccaaacctactaacaaaataaaataaatagaatagatctgtacaagtaaaataaatagagtaatgaatatgattgattcattcattcaattgtatttattgagcgcttactgtgtgcagagcactggactaagcgcttgggaagtacaagttggcaacatatagagacggtccctacccaacagtgggctcacaatctaaaagggggagacagagaacaaaaccaaacatactaacaaaataaaataaatagaatagatacggacaagtaaaataaataaatagagtaataaatatgattgattgattcattcagttgtatttattgagcgcttactgtgtgcagagcactggactaagcgcttgggaagtccaagttggcaacatctagagacagtccctacccaacagtgggctcacagtctaaaagggggagacggagaacaaaaccaaacatactaacaaaataaaataaatagaatagatatgtacaagtaaaataaataaataaatagagtaataaatatgtacaaacatatatacacagtctaaaagggggagacagagaacaaaaccaaatatactaacaaaataaaataaataaaacagatatgtacaagtaaaataaataaataaatagagtaataaatatgattgattcattcaattgtattgagcgcttactgtgtgcagagcactggactaagcgcttgggaagtacgctcCTCAAGAGCAAGGATTGGCTCAGCCAATTCTCTTGTCACGTTTCTGGAGCCCAGCGACGGCTACTGACTTGAaccctctccttttttttcccctctcgcgTCTCTGCCAGATTCGACCCCTACGGGAAGAACAAGTTTGCCATTTGCAGAATCTGTAAGAGTTCTGTGCACCAGCCGGGTTCGCATTACTGCCAAGGATGCGCCTACAAAAAAGGtcagctcttcctcttccctggaggtcacgggttcaaatcccggctccgccagttgtcagctgtgtgactctgggcaagtcacttcacttccctgggcctcggtgacctcatctgccaaatggggatgaagaccgtcagccctcccaggggacaacctgatcaccttgtaacctccccagcgcctagaacagtgctttgcacatagtaagcgcttaataaatgccatcattattattattcccctcccttttttacctgtggtatttgtgaagcgcctactatgtgtcaaagcgcCGTTCCGAGGGCTCGGGTAGAATCGGGGGaattaagttgaacacagtcctgcattgggctcacgGGCGAAGTAgtcgggagaactgaggcccggagaagtgaagtgacttgcccgaggtcacacagcagagaagttcattcattcaaccgtatttattcattcattcattcattcaatcgtatttattgagcgcttactgtgtgcagagcactgtactgagtgcttgggaagtccaagttggcaacatctaaagacggtccctacccagcagcgggctcacagtctagaagggggagacagagaacaaaacaaaacatattaataaaataaatagaatagatatgtacaaataaaatagagtaataaatacatacaaacatatatacatatatattgagcgcttactgtgtgcagagcactgtactaagcgcttgagaagtccaagttggcaacatctagagacggtccctacccaacagtgggctcacagtctagaagggggagacagagaacaaaacaaaacatattaaccaaataaaataaatagaataaacatgtacaaataaaataaatagagtaataaatacgtacaaacatatacatatatattgagcgcttactgtgtgcagagcactggactaagcacttgggaagtacaggttggcaacacatagagacgggctcacagtctagaagggggagacagacaacaaaacaaaacgtggacaggtgtcaagtcatcagaataaatagaagtaaagctggatgcaccatattaacaaaataaatagaatagtaaatatggacaagtaaaataaatagatttggtaataataataataatagtgatggcatttattaagcacttactatgtgcaaagcacttttctaagcgctggggaggttacaaggtgatcaggttgtcccacgggagggctcacagttttaatccccattttacagatgaggtcactgaggcccagagacgtgaagtgacttgcccaaagccacacagctgacaagtggcggagtcgggatttgaacccatgacctctgactccaaagcccgggctctttccgctgagccatgctgcttctcttcattagcCCCCATAATAGTAATGGGGGAAGAGAAACACatttgataatagtagtaataagggAAACAcatttggtaataatagtaatgggggaaagagaaacacatttgataataataataatgataagggaaacacatttggtaataataagaatgggggGAAGAGAAACACATTTGATACTAATGAcaattggtaataataagaatggggggaagagagacacatTTGATAAtgagaattggtaataataagaatggggggaagagaaacacatttgataataatgagaatTGGTAAtaagagtgggggaagagaaacacatttgataataatgagaatTGGTAATAagagtggggggaagagaaacacatttgataataatgagaattggtaataataagaatggggggaagagaaacacatttgataatagtaatgataagcgAAACACATTTGGTAagaatgggaggaagagaaacacatttgataataatgagaattggtaataataagaatggggggaagagaaacatttgataataatgagaattggtaataataagaatggggggaagagaaacacatttgataataatgagaattggtaataataagaatgggggaagagaaacaCATTTGATAATGAGAATTGGTAATTAGAATAGGGGGAAGAGAAACACatttgataataatgagaattggtaataataagaatgggggaagagaaacacatttgataataataatgataagggaaacacatttggtaataataagaatCGGGGGAAGAGAAACACATGTGATAATAATGAGAATTGGAAATAATAAGAATGGGGGGAAGAGAAACACATTTGATAATTAtgagaattggtaataataagaatggggggaagagaaacacatttgataataatgagaatagtaataataatagcacctgttaagcgcttactacgtgctgagcactgttgtaaacgccggGGTAAGTGGAAGAGAgtgcaatgttgcggagccatgattagaacccaggtcctctgattctcgctgggctctttccactattcattcattcattcattcagtcgtatttattgagtgcttactgtgtgcagagcactgtactaagcgctcgggaagtccaagttgggaacatatagagacggtccctacccaacagcgggctctcagtctagaaaggggagacagagaacaaaacatatgaacaaaataaaataaatagaataaatatgtacaaatagagtaatcaatcaatcaatcgtatttattgagcgcttactgtgtgcagagccctgtactaagcgcttgggaagtacaagttggcaacataataaacacgtacaaacatatatacagggacacTGTATGGACACTAGTCCATGCTAcctctcccttcatcatcatcaatcgtatttattgagcgcttactatgtgtagagcactgtactaagcgcttgggaagtacaaattggcaacatatagagacagtccctacccatcagggggctcacagtctaaaactccctGCGGCCTCCGGACCCAGTGGCCGGCCGGGCGGTGAGAGGTCAGCGTCCTCCGGGGCGACGCTTATCGGCGCTGGATTTCCTCGGGCAGCCGAGCGGAGATTCCCCTCCCGGGCCCCTCTCCCGAcaggccctctcctcttccctttcaggCATCTGCGCGATGTGCGGGAAAAAGGTTTTGGACACCAAGAACTACAAGCAAACATCCGTCTAGCGTCCGGCCGGCTCCCGGGGCCCGCGGCGCTACCTTCCTCCCGTTTTTACTTCCCGAAGCAGGGTGAATTTCATCCCCCACGTGCAGATGGGATAGCGCGTTCGGACACGGTCATCTCGGATGAGGACTCGGAGGCGGCCCCTTGGATCCCGGCGGGAAGACACCCGGAGTCCGGACTCGACTCCGAGACCCTCCCAAGGCCCCCGTGAGCGTCTTTCCCTCCCAGAGCTTCTCGGCCGGGAGTTCGGGGGGTGGTCGTGCCTCTTCCCAATTCCGCGGTCGTTATCCAAAGTCATTAAAAGTGGCATTTGTCATTTGACTCGTCCCTCCTTGGATAGGGAAGCGTGGTGGGGAGCGGGTAGGGATGATTGGCCACCCCTCTACCAAACCCCTCCcggccgtactaagcgccggagtggatgcCCGCAAATccagtcggacacggtccctgtcccgcgtggggctcacagcctcaccccccccccccccattttccagatgagggaactgaggcgcagagaagtgacttgcctaaggtcacgcggcagacgtggcggagccaggattagaacccgtaacctgcCAACCCCCAGATCCGCGCTCGACCCGCcacaccacgctacttctctatatgaACGAAGTCGGTCCCCTTTCCCCCAAACtttaattcattcgatcgcatttattgagcgctcaccatgggcaaagcactgaactgagcacctgATCTTTTTCAATCAGGCCCTGGCTTCCCCCTCGACACCATAAGCGCCTTAAGAGAATTCTGTTTGTTCGGACGAttttttgacacccgtctacatgttttgttttgttgtccgtcttccccttcgagactgtgagcccgttgtcggggagggaccgtctctgttgccgacttggacttcccaagcgcttagtacagtgctctgcacacggtaagcgctctataaatacgactgaataaaagaGGGGAACGTGACTCTCAACTCtgttaccaatcaatcgtatttattgagcgcttactatgtgcagagcactggactaagcgcttgggaagtccaagttggcaacatctagagacggtccctacccaacagtgggctcacagtctagaagggggagacagagaacaaaaccaaacatactaacaaaataaaataaatagaatagatatggacaagtaaaataaataaataaatagagtaataaatatgattgattcattcaattgtatttattgagcgcttactgtgtgcagagaactggactaagcgcttgggaaggacaagttggcaacatatagagacagtccctacccaacagtgggctcacagtctagaagggggagacagagaacaaaaccaaacatattaacaaaataaaatagatatgtacaagtaaaatagagtaataaatacgtacaaacgtacataaacaggtgctgtggggaagggaaggaggtaggccgggggtCCTAACTTGTCCcgtcccattcatttattcattcattcattcaatcgtatttactgagcgcttactatgtgcagagcactgtactaagcgcttgggaagtacaagtcgacaacatatagagacggtccctacccaacaacaggctcagagtctagaagtcccaagcgcttacaacagtgctctgcacctaggaagcgcttgataaataggattgaatgaatgaaagcgctcaatagataggatggattgatggatggggcGCCCGGCCACCTTCCTGTCAGCCTTCTCCTTTCccgtcaatcagagaagcagtgcggctcagtggaaagagtaggggctttagagtcagaggtcatgggttcaaatctccgctcggccaattagctgtgtgactctgggcaagtcacttcacttccctgtgcctcagttccctcatctggaaaatggggatgaagaccgcgagcccccctggggacaacctgatcaccttgtaacctccccagctcttagaatggtgctttcacatagtaagcgcttaataaatgccatcattattattattatagaagtcccaagcgcttacaacagtgctcggcacctaggaagcgctcgataaataggattgaataaatgaaagcgctcaataaataggattgattgattgataaaagcgctcaatgaataggatggattgatggatggggtGCCCAGTCACCTTCCCGTGAGCCTTCTCCTTTCCTGTCAatcagggaagcagtgcggctcagtggaaagagtacaggctttggagtcagaggtcatgggttcaaatcctggctccaccagttgtcagctgtgtgactctgggcaagtcacttcacttccctgtgcctcagcatctgtcaaatggggtgaagactgtgagcccccagtgggacaacctgataataataataataatggcatttattaagcgcttactctgtgcaaagcactgttctaagcgctggggaggttacaaggtgatcaggttgtcattcattcaatcgtatttattgagcgcttactgtgtggagagcactggactaagtgcttgggaagtccaggttggcaacatatggagacggtccctacccaacagtgggctcacagtctagaaggggggaaagacaacaaaataaaacatataaaccaaataaaataaatagaataaatacgtacaagtatgtacaaggcctccaggaggccttcccagactgagccccctccttcctctccccctccccatcccccacaccttacctccttcccctccccacagcacctgtatatatggatatatgtttgtatggatttattactctattttgtttgtacatattctgtttattttattttgttaatatgttttgttttgttccgtctcccccttgtagactgtgagcccgctgttgggtagggaccatttctatctgttgccatcttggacttgccaagcgcttagtacagtgctctgcacacagtaagcgctcaatcaatcaatcgtatttattgagcacttactgtgtgcagagcactggactaaatgcttgggaagtccaacttggcagcatctagagacggtccctacccaacagcgggttcacagtctagaacgggagacagagaacaaaacaaaacatattaaccaaataaaataaatagaataaatatgtacaagtaaaataaatacataaatagagtaataaatctgtacaaacatatacaggtgctgtggggaggggaaggaggtaaggtgggggggatggggagggagaggaggggaagaggaaggagggggctcacaatcttcatccccattttccagatgaggtcactgaggcccagagaagtaaagtgactttcccaaagtcacacagctgacaggtggcagagtcggaatttgaacccatgacctcagactcccaagcccgggctcttttcattgagccacgctgcttctccggtcaccttgcatcctccccagcgcttagaacagtgttttgcacatagtaagcgcttaataaatgccatcattattattattattaatccaagctGCCCCCTCAGCCACGTGGGCGCCCCCCTTTCCCCACGTGACCCGGCCTTCCCCCGCCACGTGACCGGCGCTGCCCGGTTCCAAGATGGCGGCCGAGCCCGGCGCGCGCGCGGCCCCCTTTTCCCGCCCCGCGCGCCCATTGGTGGGCCGCGACGACGCCCCGCCCACCAGCGGCTGCCATTGGCCTCCCCCCGTGTCACTCAaggcctcggccccgcccccaggcccgtgAGGTGTTGGCCAtgccggaggggggcggggcgggccttgctgtggggctgaggggaggccggaccggaccggaccggatcgGACCGGCCATGGCGGGTCGCCCGAGCCCCTAGAGGAGTCGCCAAGACCGGTGAGTGCCTCGAGACCCtggccaccctcagccccactcccATCCTCCCTTGCGGGACAGTGGTCAAGGGCTGAGGGCCCCGGGGGCCGATGGGAGACTTTGGTCAAGGGGATGGGCCGCTGTGGATGGGAGAGTTTGGTCAAGGAGATGGGAGAGTGTGGTCATGGGGGCGGCAGCccccgggggtgggtgggagagtttggtcaaggggatgggagagtgtGGTCAAGGGGGTGGCCGCCCCCGGGGGTGGATGGGAGAGTTTGGTcaaggggatgggagagtgtGGTCATGGTGGCAGCCCCCTGGGGTGGATGGGAGAGTTTggtcagggggatgggggaggggggtcagGGGGTGGCAGCCCCCTGGGGTGGATGGGAGAGTTTGGTCAAGGATGGTCATGGGAGAGGGTGGTCAGGGGGGTGGCAGCCCCCTGGGGTGGATGGGAGAGTTTGgtcaaggggatgggggaggctggTCATGGGGTGGCAGGccccgggggtgggtgggagagtttGGTCAAGGGTGGTCATGGGGGTGGCAGCCCCGGGGGTGGATGGGAGAGTTTGGTCAGGGGTTGTCAGCCCccaggggtgaatgggagagcttGGTCGAGGGCATGGGGGAGGGTGGTCAGGGGGTGGCAGTCCCAGGGTGGATGGGAGAGTTTggtcagggggatgggggagggtggtC
Encoded here:
- the CRIPT gene encoding cysteine-rich PDZ-binding protein → MVCEKCEKKLGTVITPDTWKDGARNTTESGGRKLNENKALTSKRARFDPYGKNKFAICRICKSSVHQPGSHYCQGCAYKKGICAMCGKKVLDTKNYKQTSV